The Salvia splendens isolate huo1 chromosome 21, SspV2, whole genome shotgun sequence genome includes a window with the following:
- the LOC121785016 gene encoding 5-amino-6-(5-phospho-D-ribitylamino)uracil phosphatase, chloroplastic-like, translating to MMVDSIAATSLLGHRPFFSSYNWLSFTKSMNRKYAISPSVRSWHVKKPIRSLTKAQAAELTREAHSYHKEEREPPGIDYGVDSRPGLWPPENKADNPALKNPLLRQERMGCGWLGAIFEWEGVLVEDNPDLEKQAWLTLAQEEGKSPPPAFMLRRIEGMKNEQAIAEVLCWSRDPGVLKRMGSRKEEIHQALQGGMYRFRSGSQAFLNLLVHHKVPVALVSTRPRKSLERAIAVIGIEGVFSVIVTAEDVYRGKPDPEMFMYAAQLLQFIPERCIVFGNSNQTVEAAHDARMKCVAVASKNPMYELGAADLVVRHLDELTVVDLKNLADIEAVELEPEKEMEASAEDDRPPSTSVGVYDGFW from the coding sequence ATGATGGTGGATTCAATAGCTGCAACATCTCTCTTAGGGCACCGCCCATTTTTTAGTAGCTATAATTGGCTGTCTTTTACCAAGTCAATGAATAGGAAATATGCTATCTCACCTTCTGTGAGAAGCTGGCATGTTAAGAAGCCGATTAGGTCTTTGACAAAGGCTCAGGCTGCAGAATTGACAAGAGAGGCACATTCATATCACAAGGAAGAGCGAGAACCTCCCGGGATTGACTATGGTGTGGATAGCCGGCCGGGGCTGTGGCCACCGGAAAACAAGGCTGATAACCCTGCCCTTAAGAACCCGTTGCTTCGACAGGAGAGGATGGGTTGTGGTTGGTTAGGTGCTATATTTGAATGGGAAGGGGTGCTGGTTGAGGACAATCCGGATCTCGAGAAGCAAGCTTGGTTGACTCTTGCTCAGGAAGAAGGGAAATCGCCACCACCAGCCTTTATGCTTAGACGAATAGAAGGGATGAAGAACGAGCAGGCTATAGCAGAGGTTCTCTGCTGGTCTAGGGATCCCGGGGTGTTGAAGAGGATGGGGTCTAGGAAGGAAGAGATCCACCAAGCTCTGCAGGGCGGTATGTACAGATTCCGGTCTGGCTCCCAGGCGTTCTTGAACCTTCTGGTGCATCACAAGGTGCCCGTTGCGTTGGTCTCCACCCGGCCTAGAAAGTCTCTTGAGAGGGCCATTGCAGTGATTGGGATTGAAGGAGTGTTCAGTGTCATTGTCACTGCTGAGGATGTCTACAGAGGGAAGCCTGACCCGGAGATGTTCATGTATGCAGCGCAGCTCCTGCAGTTTATACCCGAACGGTGTATAGTGTTTGGGAACTCGAATCAAACGGTTGAGGCCGCGCATGATGCACGGATGAAGTGCGTTGCTGTTGCCAGCAAGAACCCTATGTACGAGCTCGGGGCAGCTGACCTGGTGGTCCGGCACCTTGATGAGCTCACGGTGGTGGACTTGAAGAACCTTGCTGATATTGAGGCAGTGGAGCTCGAGCCAGAGAAGGAGATGGAGGCTTCAGCTGAAGATGACCGGCCTCCGTCCACATCAGTAGGTGTGTATGATGGTTTCTGGTGA